A window of Castanea sativa cultivar Marrone di Chiusa Pesio chromosome 1, ASM4071231v1 contains these coding sequences:
- the LOC142628843 gene encoding uncharacterized protein LOC142628843 encodes MEEPPMETWTVQTDGSATKKVRGAGVVLISPKKETLKYVVRLQFLATNNEAKYEALLTRLSLAKALGAKNLIVQADSQLIIKQVMGDYEAKDERMQKTKNAEADFLARLASSDDYNATFELCIKIRGQPSTEGRQVLKIKEQEEWITPIVRYLKEGWFPEDKMEARKIQIRVARFIIIDDVLYRRGYSLPYLRCANSEEADFVLCEIYERVYGNHAGAKSLVGKALRAGYYWPTLQKDAYDIVEVEPVTTITEAKVTSFVWKNIICRFGVSHVIISENGKQTTTRVPTGETPFRLAFGTETVIPLEVGLTSFRVKTYEDQKNQQELNSNLDQVDEVREEAMKQMAKHKEVMARYYNRKVKIRRFSTGDLVLRKVSQETKDPSQGKLGPAWEGPYEVIRQSREGSYYLKSLGSQELPRPWNIEHLKKYYQ; translated from the exons ATGGAAGAACCTCCTATGGAAACATGGACGGTCCAGACAGATGGGTCTGCCACGAAGAAAGTAAGAGGAGCAGGAGTAGTGCTCatatctccaaaaaaagaaacattgaaGTATGTAGTCAGATTGCAGTTCCTAGCAACGAATAACGAGGCAAAATACGAAGCATTGCTAACAAGGCTAAGCCTAGCAAAAGCTCTAGGAGCAAAGAATCTTATCGTCCAAGCTGATTCTCAGCTAATAATTAAACAAGTGATGGGAGATTACGAAGCCAAAGATGAAAGGATGCAGAA AACCAAAAATGCAGAAGCTGACTTCCTAGCAAGATTGGCCTCGTCAGATGACTACAATGCAACCTTTGAACTATGTATAAAGATAAGGGGGCAGCCAAGCACAGAAGGTAGGCAGGTTctgaaaataaaagaacaagaagagtGGATTACTCCCATCGTCCGTTACTTGAAAGAAGGATGGTTCCCTGAAGATAAGATGGAAGCAAGGAAGATACAGATCAGAGTAGCTCGCTTCATCATTATCGACGACGTGCTATATAGAAGAGGATACTCACTCCCATATCTAAGATGCGCCAACTCAGAAGAAGCAGACTTTGTGCTTTGCGAGATATATGAGAGAGTCTACGGAAATCATGCTGGGGCAAAATCCTTAGTGGGAAAGGCGCTCAGAGCTGGATATTATTGGCCAACCCTACAGAAAGATGCATATGATATT GTAGAAGTAGAACCAGTGACGACGATAACAGAGGCTAAAGTCACAAGCTTTGTGTGGAAAAACATCATTTGCAGATTTGGAGTCTCACATGTCATAATATCAGAAAATGGAAAGCA GACGACCACAAGAGTTCCaacaggagaaacaccattcagACTGGCATTTGGCACTGAGACCGTCATACCATTGGAAGTAGGACTGACAAGCTTTCGAGTCAAAACATATGAAGACCAGAAGAATCAGCAGGAGCTTAACAGCAATCTGGACCAAGTTGATGAAGTCAGAGAAGAAGCTATGAAGCAAATGGCCAAACACAAGGAAGTAATGGCCAGATACTATAACAGAAAGGTTAAGATAAGAAGGTTCAGCACAGGAGACCTTGTCCTTAGAAAGGTATCACAGGAAACAAAGGACCCATCCCAAGGAAAATTGGGACCAGCCTGGGAAGGCCCTTATGAAGTAATCCGCCAGTCCAGAGAAGGCTCCTACTACTTGAAGTCTTTAGGCAGCCAGGAACTGCCTCGACCATGGAACATagaacacttgaagaaatactaccagtaa
- the LOC142628837 gene encoding allene oxide cyclase, chloroplastic-like encodes MLKLYTGDLEKRLGITAGICILIENKPEKKGDRYEAVYSFYFGDYGHMSVQGAYLTYEEDTYLSVTGGSGIFEGVYGQVKLHQIVFPFKIFYTFYLKGIKDLPKDLLCEPVEPTPYVEPTPYVEPTPAAKACEPHATIPNFTN; translated from the coding sequence atgttaaagTTGTATACCGGAGACTTGGAGAAACGGTTGGGGATCACAGCAGGAATATGCATTTTGATCGAGAATAAACCGGAAAAGAAAGGTGACCGGTACGAGGCTGTATACAGCTTTTACTTCGGAGACTACGGTCACATGTCGGTGCAGGGAGCGTATCTGACATACGAGGAGGACACGTACTTGTCAGTGACTGGTGGGTCTGGAATCTTTGAGGGTGTGTATGGGCAGGTGAAGCTGCACCAGATTGTGTTCCCATTCAAGATCTTCTACACGTTTTACTTGAAGGGCATCAAGGACTTGCCAAAGGATCTTCTATGCGAGCCTGTGGAGCCCACTCCTTATGTGGAGCCCACTCCTTATGTGGAGCCCACCCCAGCTGCAAAGGCTTGTGAGCCCCACGCCACTATTCCTAATTTCACTAACTAG
- the LOC142616667 gene encoding allene oxide cyclase, chloroplastic-like, producing MACSSSALKTISSPIKLANPRSHPTSSLLTNNTLLSFKLSNTSLTQTLKFQSISPQTPSFSLPKRSFTCKSQANPSDSTRPTNVQELHVYEINERDRGSPAYLRLSQKSVNSLGDLVPFSNKLYTGDLEKRLGITAGICILIENKPEKKGDRYEAVYSFYFGDYGHISVQGAYLTYEEDTYLSVNGGSGIFEGVYGQVKLHQIVFPFKIFYTFYLKGIKDLPKDLLCKPVEPTPYVEPTPAAKACEPHATIPNFTN from the exons ATGGCTTGCTCAAGCTCTGCTTTGAAGACCATCTCTTCCCCTATCAAGCTAGCCAACCCAAGATCACACCCCACCTCTTCACTACTCACCAATAACACACTCCTATCGTTCAAGCTCTCAAACACATCTCTCACCCAAACCCTTAAATTCCAGTCAATCTCACCCCAAACCCCCAGCTTTTCACTACCCAAAAGATCATTCACTTGCAAAAGCCAGGCCAACCCATCAGACTCCACGAGACCCA CCAACGTTCAGGAATTGCACGTGTATGAGATCAACGAGCGAGATCGTGGAAGCCCTGCCTACCTCAGGTTGAGCCAGAAATCTGTCAACTCTCTTGGAGATCTCGTTCCTTTCAGCAACAAA TTGTATACCGGAGACTTGGAGAAACGGTTGGGGATCACAGCAGGAATATGCATTTTGATCGAGAATAAACCGGAAAAGAAAGGTGACCGGTACGAGGCTGTATACAGCTTTTACTTCGGAGACTACGGTCACATATCGGTGCAGGGAGCGTATCTGACATACGAGGAGGACACGTACTTGTCAGTGAATGGTGGGTCTGGAATCTTTGAGGGTGTGTATGGGCAGGTGAAGCTGCACCAGATTGTGTTCCCATTCAAGATCTTCTACACGTTTTACTTGAAGGGCATCAAGGACTTGCCAAAGGATCTTCTATGCAAGCCTGTGGAGCCCACTCCTTACGTGGAGCCCACCCCAGCTGCAAAGGCTTGTGAGCCCCACGCCACTATTCCTAATTTCACTAACTAG